From one Amia ocellicauda isolate fAmiCal2 chromosome 17, fAmiCal2.hap1, whole genome shotgun sequence genomic stretch:
- the c17h8orf33 gene encoding UPF0488 protein C8orf33 homolog isoform X2, which yields MEEAPWGTFQDELDWCIRQLETDLLRGDPSPVQVEDARHVLSVLQSQNAPVTRKRKVMHRAFGDYRHRMTAEHREQEAADGSAAGAREEAETPAAPMLTDTAAPGPSLLPGTGPGFAFDFRIPAEEQDAPRTLGDVQEGEDPKEGNSAAAQDTNPASEPPPSKSQKKKKKKKKAGDKIPAEGSESQAKQPAALQGPRPTPSGEPAAPSSDQQLARELDWCIEQLELGLHTQKSNPKQVEEATRALRTLRSSKAPLVKKRQVMRATLGDYRKKMEEEKAKQAKLLQAAVKSARVTAVSEPLKKPVFHRRAERRPQSGPLDRPDAPDPGVGGFVYTPAQDEFRFNFF from the exons ATGGAAGAG GCTCCTTGGGGGACCTTCCAGGATGAGCTTGACTGGTGTATCCGGCAGCTGGAGACCGACTTACTGAGGGGCGACCCCAGCCCAGTGCAAG tggAGGACGCGAGGCACGTGCTCAGTGTGCTGCAGTCTCAGAACGCCCCTGTCACAAGGAAACGCAAGGTGATGCACCGGGCATTTGGGGACTACAGGCACAGGATGACCGCGGAGCACAGGGAACAGGAGGCCGCAG ACGGCTCGGCGGCAGGAGCCCGGGAAGAGGCAGAGACCCCCGCCGCCCCCATGCTGACGGACACCGCAGCGCCCGGCCCCAGCCTCCTGCCGGGAACGGGTCCCGGCTTCGCCTTCGACTTCCGGATCCCTGCCGAGGAGCAGGACGCCCCCAGGACTCTGGGGGACGTTCAGGAGGGAGAAGACCCCAAAGAGGGCAACTCGGCGGCCGCACAGGACACCAACCCCGCCTCTGAACCGCCGCCCTCCAAATcgcagaaaaagaagaagaagaagaagaaagctgGCGACAAGATCCCGGCGGAGGGCAGCGAGAGCCAGGCGAAGCAGCCGGCCGCCTTGCAGGGGCCCCGGCCCACCCCCTCGGGGGAACCCGCGGCGCCG TCCTCCGATCAGCAGCTGGCGCGAGAGCTGGACTGGTGCATCGAGCAGCTGGAGCTGGGCCTTCACACACAGAAGTCCAATCCGAAACAGG TGGAGGAGGCCACTCGGGCCCTGAGGACCCTGCGCAGCAGCAAAGCCCCGCTGGTGAAGAAGAGGCAGGTGATGAGGGCCACGCTGGGCGACTACAGGAAGAAGATGGAGGAGGAGAAAGCCAAGCAAGCTAAACTCCTACAGGCGG CTGTGAAGTCGGCCCGTGTCACCGCCGTGTCCGAGCCCCTCAAGAAGCCCGTGTTCCACAGGAGGGCGGAGCGCCGGCCGCAGTCTGGACCCCTCGACCGCCCGGACGCCCCGGACCCCGGCGTGGGCGGGTTCGTCTACACCCCGGCGCAGGACGAGTTCAGGTTCAACTTCTTCTGA
- the c17h8orf33 gene encoding UPF0488 protein C8orf33 homolog isoform X1 codes for MEEAPWGTFQDELDWCIRQLETDLLRGDPSPVQVEDARHVLSVLQSQNAPVTRKRKVMHRAFGDYRHRMTAEHREQEAAGAAQQGAGAALRRQAGDGGSFTRTDNSFTFNFFPDGSAAGAREEAETPAAPMLTDTAAPGPSLLPGTGPGFAFDFRIPAEEQDAPRTLGDVQEGEDPKEGNSAAAQDTNPASEPPPSKSQKKKKKKKKAGDKIPAEGSESQAKQPAALQGPRPTPSGEPAAPSSDQQLARELDWCIEQLELGLHTQKSNPKQVEEATRALRTLRSSKAPLVKKRQVMRATLGDYRKKMEEEKAKQAKLLQAAVKSARVTAVSEPLKKPVFHRRAERRPQSGPLDRPDAPDPGVGGFVYTPAQDEFRFNFF; via the exons ATGGAAGAG GCTCCTTGGGGGACCTTCCAGGATGAGCTTGACTGGTGTATCCGGCAGCTGGAGACCGACTTACTGAGGGGCGACCCCAGCCCAGTGCAAG tggAGGACGCGAGGCACGTGCTCAGTGTGCTGCAGTCTCAGAACGCCCCTGTCACAAGGAAACGCAAGGTGATGCACCGGGCATTTGGGGACTACAGGCACAGGATGACCGCGGAGCACAGGGAACAGGAGGCCGCAG ggGCTGCGCAGCAGGGGGCCGGTGCGGCGCTCAGGAGGCAGGCGGGCGATGGGGGCAGCTTCACCCGCACCGACAACTCCTTCACATTCAACTTCTTCCCAGACGGCTCGGCGGCAGGAGCCCGGGAAGAGGCAGAGACCCCCGCCGCCCCCATGCTGACGGACACCGCAGCGCCCGGCCCCAGCCTCCTGCCGGGAACGGGTCCCGGCTTCGCCTTCGACTTCCGGATCCCTGCCGAGGAGCAGGACGCCCCCAGGACTCTGGGGGACGTTCAGGAGGGAGAAGACCCCAAAGAGGGCAACTCGGCGGCCGCACAGGACACCAACCCCGCCTCTGAACCGCCGCCCTCCAAATcgcagaaaaagaagaagaagaagaagaaagctgGCGACAAGATCCCGGCGGAGGGCAGCGAGAGCCAGGCGAAGCAGCCGGCCGCCTTGCAGGGGCCCCGGCCCACCCCCTCGGGGGAACCCGCGGCGCCG TCCTCCGATCAGCAGCTGGCGCGAGAGCTGGACTGGTGCATCGAGCAGCTGGAGCTGGGCCTTCACACACAGAAGTCCAATCCGAAACAGG TGGAGGAGGCCACTCGGGCCCTGAGGACCCTGCGCAGCAGCAAAGCCCCGCTGGTGAAGAAGAGGCAGGTGATGAGGGCCACGCTGGGCGACTACAGGAAGAAGATGGAGGAGGAGAAAGCCAAGCAAGCTAAACTCCTACAGGCGG CTGTGAAGTCGGCCCGTGTCACCGCCGTGTCCGAGCCCCTCAAGAAGCCCGTGTTCCACAGGAGGGCGGAGCGCCGGCCGCAGTCTGGACCCCTCGACCGCCCGGACGCCCCGGACCCCGGCGTGGGCGGGTTCGTCTACACCCCGGCGCAGGACGAGTTCAGGTTCAACTTCTTCTGA